Proteins encoded by one window of Kribbella flavida DSM 17836:
- a CDS encoding serine hydrolase — protein MDDADGSLQVRLAVQAAYADADGALLSPASGRALLTPQIPASERIGGLDHLGLGLLLGADGVRFGHSGGKLGFECHLLIDREAGTGAAVMTNGENGMRVIQLASTAGRTPTAGTTPNRWRSASLLRSWCWMGSWGSYRLREGCDFDVTCAGG, from the coding sequence GTGGACGACGCCGACGGATCTCTGCAAGTTCGCCTGGCTGTCCAGGCGGCGTACGCCGATGCGGATGGCGCACTGTTGTCGCCCGCCTCGGGTCGAGCGCTGCTGACGCCGCAGATCCCGGCGAGCGAGCGGATCGGCGGGCTGGATCATCTCGGGCTCGGATTGTTGCTCGGCGCGGATGGGGTGCGCTTCGGGCACAGTGGCGGGAAGCTCGGGTTCGAGTGTCACCTTCTGATCGACCGCGAGGCCGGTACGGGGGCCGCGGTGATGACGAACGGCGAGAACGGCATGCGGGTGATCCAGCTGGCGTCGACTGCAGGGCGGACTCCTACGGCTGGGACCACTCCGAACCGGTGGAGGAGCGCGAGCCTCCTGAGGAGTTGGTGCTGGATGGGCTCGTGGGGGAGCTATCGGCTGCGGGAGGGCTGCGACTTTGACGTCACCTGCGCCGGCGGCTGA
- a CDS encoding helix-turn-helix domain-containing protein — MTVIDEWTGRHAHALRAALRLTNEAFAEYLGVAPRTISKWRERPEMVPSPHLQEALDTALARAPAEALTRFAANLGEPEQRVTLDQAALGQLNAAVTDLARLLSRIEFAGFEVAGIEQSSRQ, encoded by the coding sequence ATGACAGTCATCGACGAGTGGACCGGCAGGCACGCGCACGCCCTGCGGGCAGCGCTCCGGCTGACCAACGAGGCGTTCGCCGAGTACCTCGGAGTGGCACCGCGCACGATCTCCAAGTGGCGGGAGCGGCCCGAGATGGTGCCCAGCCCGCATCTGCAGGAAGCTCTCGACACCGCGCTCGCGAGGGCACCGGCCGAGGCGCTCACCCGGTTCGCGGCCAATCTCGGGGAGCCCGAGCAGCGCGTCACCCTCGACCAGGCGGCCCTCGGTCAGCTCAACGCGGCGGTGACGGATCTGGCCCGGCTACTGTCCCGGATCGAGTTCGCAGGGTTTGAGGTGGCCGGGATCGAGCAGTCTTCGAGACAGTGA
- a CDS encoding KTSC domain-containing protein, translating into MRRRLVNSSSVRSVGWKDDTLEVEYVNGSVYQYFEVPQFTFAGLLAAESIGQFVNTRIKPYYEFREL; encoded by the coding sequence ATGCGGCGACGGCTGGTGAACTCGTCGAGTGTGCGGTCGGTCGGATGGAAGGACGACACCCTCGAGGTGGAGTACGTGAACGGATCGGTCTACCAGTACTTCGAGGTCCCGCAGTTCACGTTCGCCGGGCTGCTGGCGGCCGAGAGCATCGGGCAGTTCGTGAACACGCGGATCAAGCCGTACTACGAGTTCCGCGAGCTCTGA